In the genome of Cryptomeria japonica chromosome 8, Sugi_1.0, whole genome shotgun sequence, one region contains:
- the LOC131032396 gene encoding deoxyuridine 5'-triphosphate nucleotidohydrolase-like codes for MSTANYTRFQVPILEEGCIILASDGLCEHVIVLIGYTEEAVKLVTPIREGAYGRIAPHSGLTWKHSIAIGAKVIDADCHGLIVVNPFNHVDQDI; via the coding sequence ATGTCGACTGCAAATTATACAAGATTTCAAGTTCCAATTTTAGAGGAAGGGTGTATCATTCTGGCTAGTGATGGCCTTTGTGAGCATGTAATTGTTCTGATTGGCTATACGGAGGAAGCAGTAAAGCTGGTAACGCCTATACGAGAGGGAGCGTATGGTCGAATTGCTCCTCATTCTGGGCTGACTTGGAAGCATTCCATAGCTATTGGTGCTAAGGTTATTGATGCAGATTGTCATGGCCTAATTGTTGTGAACCCCTTCAATCATGTTGATCAGGACATTTAG